A stretch of the Halomonas sp. CH40 genome encodes the following:
- the mnmE gene encoding tRNA uridine-5-carboxymethylaminomethyl(34) synthesis GTPase MnmE: protein MPAPLYTPDTIAALATPPGRGGVGIIRLSGPHSAAIAVKILGYSPTPRQAHYGPFHGEASIIDQGIALYFAGPNSFTGEDVLELQGHGGPVIMDMLLERCLQLGARLARPGEFSERAFFNDKLDLAQAEAIADLIDATSRHAAENAVRSLQGEFSNLVNALVQRLIELRVYVEAAIDFPEEEIDFLADGHVARHLQGVMSELEKVRAAAGQGALMREGMNVVIAGRPNAGKSSLLNALTEQDTAIVTDIAGTTRDVLREHIHLDGMPLHIIDTAGLRDTPDAVEKIGVARAWAEIEKADRVLLLVDASTTQATDPFDIWPEFVERLPDRSRLTLIRNKIDTSQETPGIDLSTAHPTLRLSAKTGIGVDNLKQHLKDIMGYAATTEGRFSARRRHLDALDRARDALQAGNSQLQGYGAGELLAEDLRDAQQALGEITGDFSADDLLGEIFGSFCIGK from the coding sequence ATGCCAGCACCACTTTATACTCCCGACACCATTGCCGCCCTGGCTACCCCACCCGGACGCGGTGGCGTCGGTATCATTCGTCTTTCCGGCCCGCATAGCGCCGCTATCGCCGTAAAAATACTCGGCTATTCACCCACTCCCAGGCAGGCCCACTACGGCCCCTTTCACGGTGAGGCAAGCATTATCGATCAAGGTATTGCCTTGTATTTTGCTGGGCCGAATTCCTTCACCGGTGAAGACGTACTGGAGTTACAGGGACACGGCGGCCCCGTCATCATGGACATGTTACTGGAGCGCTGCCTGCAACTGGGCGCCAGACTGGCCCGTCCCGGCGAATTCTCAGAGCGTGCCTTCTTTAACGACAAGCTGGATCTGGCTCAGGCAGAAGCCATCGCCGATCTGATTGACGCCACTTCACGGCATGCTGCCGAAAATGCCGTGCGTTCGCTACAGGGTGAGTTTTCCAACCTCGTCAATGCCTTGGTTCAGCGCCTGATTGAACTGCGTGTTTACGTTGAGGCGGCTATCGACTTTCCTGAAGAAGAAATTGATTTTCTCGCCGATGGCCACGTTGCCCGTCATCTGCAAGGGGTGATGAGCGAACTGGAAAAAGTACGTGCAGCCGCAGGCCAGGGCGCCTTGATGCGGGAAGGCATGAATGTGGTGATTGCCGGGCGTCCCAATGCGGGTAAATCAAGCCTGCTCAATGCCCTGACCGAGCAGGACACCGCCATCGTGACCGATATTGCCGGTACCACCCGGGATGTATTACGGGAACATATCCACCTTGATGGTATGCCCTTACATATTATTGATACCGCAGGCCTGCGCGACACGCCGGATGCAGTGGAAAAGATTGGTGTGGCCCGTGCCTGGGCAGAAATAGAGAAAGCCGATCGCGTGCTGCTGCTGGTTGATGCCTCAACCACCCAGGCAACTGACCCTTTCGATATCTGGCCAGAGTTTGTTGAGCGCCTGCCGGATCGCTCGCGCCTGACCCTGATACGCAACAAGATCGATACCAGCCAGGAAACCCCAGGAATTGACTTATCCACAGCCCATCCGACGCTACGCCTTTCGGCAAAGACCGGCATAGGTGTGGATAACCTGAAACAGCACCTGAAAGATATCATGGGCTACGCGGCGACAACGGAAGGCCGCTTTTCAGCCCGCCGCCGCCATCTGGATGCCCTTGATCGCGCCCGTGATGCTCTACAAGCAGGCAACTCCCAGCTTCAAGGCTACGGCGCAGGAGAACTCCTTGCCGAAGACCTGCGCGACGCCCAGCAGGCGCTTGGCGAAATTACCGGTGACTTC